One stretch of Hemibagrus wyckioides isolate EC202008001 linkage group LG01, SWU_Hwy_1.0, whole genome shotgun sequence DNA includes these proteins:
- the telo2 gene encoding telomere length regulation protein TEL2 homolog isoform X1, which translates to MECAEAQLRVCVRAFVRSISTSRDHAEISEALHTLARYLEGGAASAGVRAEFQRVHYTHVLQALTTALASDWFHSLSEDKRKESWDLFFLRGPPDQALLVLLDSISSQSESAALEQCVCVLEAFLTADRLGALLWSRCVETDLRCDSAHLREVVLNRLASLPSLIANRLGTHTPPSLTEQQYYTHLTLHILHTLERICGALRAGQDCSLMFVSQLLGKVCMQGHGELVCGTLAPRLSSLTHLDALWQRVSCRLLENIPERWVESVITPLIHNLHGSSALSRVMGNLVLKNKKVQFVLTHKLLLLQYHHPVRVLRSVLGYLALDKERRALLKQVLRSVCQVWCNSSAVRHTPVEQQLYVSKSLLLCVSVLHHHEIPELREDLLQCMLGGVQCRLDSGVERVRRMGMVVGECISRRLDTPTSQLKFQYEADEESRELMSLMEPQTKEDEDEQQPPDATHRPESKSSSGQSVTSSELPTTNQTSEDGPGSDSELDSDDELPPYDMSSDQVTQKATPPRYVRDCLDALMSSDDPERVELSLQAADGLLRRNISTTQEVSVQFSKVLLHLEDRYKTAGFYTLRQNGMVALAVTHTQPVVEYLTAEFYSLNYSLRQRLDILQVLAVAAQELSEPITEKRAGSQLVAEVTPLDRCGEVEHWREVVEKRIQSKTRRISKGVSQPHKVTPNRYAPVAGYFFFPLLRNYDRPQVTFDLLGSDHLVLGRLVHTLGLLMHLAINAPVATQMGKALLDFVWVIRFHADQMVRRGVLFSVCAVFLSMPSENLLVELSDDLMETRSWLADVAETDPDADCRNLAVQSLVLLEKNLKTHLQNPMQET; encoded by the exons atggagtgtgctGAGGCGcagctgcgtgtgtgtgtgcgcgcgtttGTGAGGAGCATCTCTACATCTCGGGATCATGCAGAGATCAGCGAAGCGctacacacactcgcacgctACCTGGAGGGCGGAGCCGCCTCGGCCGGGGTCAGGGCCGAGTTCCAGCGAGTTCATTACACACACGTCCTGCAGGCGCTGACCACCGCGCTCGCCTCTGATTGGTTCCACAGTCTGAGTGAGGACAAGCGCAAGGAATCATGGGACTTGTTTTTCCTTCGAGGTCCTCCAGACCAGGCGCTGCTGGTGTTACTggactccatcagctcacagag tgagaGTGCAGCtctggagcagtgtgtgtgtgtgttggaggcgTTCCTCACTGCTGACCGTCTCGGTGCACTCCTGTGGTCTCGGTGTGTGGAAACTGACTTGCGCTGTGACTCCGCCCACCTCCGGGAGGTGGTGTTAAACCGGCTGGCGTCTCTGCCCTCTCTGATCGCCAACCGcctgggcacacacacaccgccgtCACTGACCGAGCAGCagtactacacacacctcaccctcCACATCCTACACACTCTGGAGAGGATCTGTGGCGCTCTCAGAG CGGGACAGGACTgctctctgatgtttgtgtctcagctgtTGGGGAAAGTGTGTATGCAGGGACACGGAG agttggtGTGTGGGACTCTGGCTCCtcgtctctcctctctcacacacttggACGCTCTGTGGCAGCGTGTGAGCTGCAGACTGCTGGAGAACATTCCAGAACGCTGGGTGGAGAGCGTCATCACACCTCTCATACACAACCTGCacgg gtcATCAGCGTTGTCGAGAGTGATGGGGAATCTTGTGTTAAAGAATAAGAAAGTTCAGTTTgttctcactcacaaactcctGCTGCTGCAGTATCATCAcccg GTGCGGgtgttgaggagtgtgttgggGTATCTGGCACTGGATAAAGAGAGAAGAGCGCTTCTcaaacag gtgttgcgcagtgtgtgtcaggtgtggtGTAACAGCAGTGCAGTGAGACACACTCCAGTGGAACAGCAGCTGTATGTGAGTAAAtccctgctgctgtgtgtgagtgtgctccACCACCATGAGATACCAGAGCTACgggaag ACCTGctgcagtgcatgctgggaggaGTGCAGTGTCGGCTGGACAGTGGCGTGGAGCGCGTGCGGAGGATGGGCATGGTGGTGGGCGAGTGCATCAGCCGGAGATTGGACACGCCCACCTCGCAGCTCAAATTCCAG tacgaGGCAGATGAGGAGAGCAGAGAGTTGATGTCACTGATGGAGCCTCAGACTAAAGAGGATGAAGATGAACAGCAACCACCTGATGCTACACACAG ACCTGAGTCCAAAAGTTCATCAGGacagtcagtgacatcatcagagcTTCCTACGACCAATCAGACATCAGAAGATGGACCAGGCAGTGATTCCGAGCttgacag tgatgaTGAGCTCCCTCCATACGACATGTCCTCTGATCAGGTGACGCAGAAGGCGACTCCACCCCGCTACGTCAGAGACTGTCTGGACG CCCTGATGTCCTCTGATGACCCAGAGAGGGTGGAGCTGAGTCTACAGGCAGCAGATGGTCTTCTGAGGAGGAACATCAGCACCACACAAGAG gtgagtGTACAGTTCAGTAAAGTGCTGTTACACCTGGAGGACAGGTACAAGACTGCAGGCTTCTACACACTCCGACAGAATGGCATGGTGGCCCtggctgtcacacacacacagccg GTGGTGGAATATCTGACTGCTGAGTTTTACTCTCTCAACTACAGCCTGAGACAGAGGCTCGACATCCTGCAG GTCCTAGCTGTCGCTGCCCAGGAGCTCTCTGAGCCAATCACAGAGAAGAGGGCGGGGTCACAGTTGGTTGCCGAGGTGACGCCACTGGACAGGTGTGGTGAGGTGGAACATTGGCGTGAGGTTGTGGAAAAACGCATTCAGAGTAAGACACGGCGCATCAGTAAG ggTGTGTCCCAGCCACATAAAGTCACTCCGAACCGCTACGCTCCTGTCGCTGGCTACTTCTTCTTTCCCTTGTTGAGAAACTacgacag gccgcaggtgacctttgaccttttgGGTAGTGACCACCTGGTGCTGGGAAGACTGGTACACACACTTGGTCTGCTAATGCACCTGGCCATCAATGctccg gtggcGACCCAGATGGGCAAAGCTCTTCTGGACTTTGTGTGGGTGATACGTTTCCATGCTGACCA gatGGTGAGGAGAGGTGTGTTGTTctcagtgtgtgctgtgtttctgAGCATGCCCAGTGAAAATCTGCTAGTGGAACTCAGTGATGATCTCATGGAGACCAGGTCATGGCTCGCAG atgtagcagAGACTGATCCTGATGCAGACTGCAGGAATTTGGCTGTACAGAGTTTAGTGCTGCTGGAAAAAAACCTCAAAACTCACCTGCAAAACCCCATGCAGGaaacctga
- the telo2 gene encoding telomere length regulation protein TEL2 homolog isoform X2 has product MECAEAQLRVCVRAFVRSISTSRDHAEISEALHTLARYLEGGAASAGVRAEFQRVHYTHVLQALTTALASDWFHSLSEDKRKESWDLFFLRGPPDQALLVLLDSISSQSESAALEQCVCVLEAFLTADRLGALLWSRCVETDLRCDSAHLREVVLNRLASLPSLIANRLGTHTPPSLTEQQYYTHLTLHILHTLERICGALRAGQDCSLMFVSQLLGKVCMQGHGELVCGTLAPRLSSLTHLDALWQRVSCRLLENIPERWVESVITPLIHNLHGSSALSRVMGNLVLKNKKVQFVLTHKLLLLQYHHPVRVLRSVLGYLALDKERRALLKQVLRSVCQVWCNSSAVRHTPVEQQLYVSKSLLLCVSVLHHHEIPELREDLLQCMLGGVQCRLDSGVERVRRMGMVVGECISRRLDTPTSQLKFQYEADEESRELMSLMEPQTKEDEDEQQPPDATHRPESKSSSGQSVTSSELPTTNQTSEDGPGSDSELDSDDELPPYDMSSDQVTQKATPPRYVRDCLDALMSSDDPERVELSLQAADGLLRRNISTTQEVSVQFSKVLLHLEDRYKTAGFYTLRQNGMVALAVTHTQPVVEYLTAEFYSLNYSLRQRLDILQVLAVAAQELSEPITEKRAGSQLVAEVTPLDRCGEVEHWREVVEKRIQSKTRRISKGVSQPHKVTPNRYAPVAGYFFFPLLRNYDRWRPRWAKLFWTLCG; this is encoded by the exons atggagtgtgctGAGGCGcagctgcgtgtgtgtgtgcgcgcgtttGTGAGGAGCATCTCTACATCTCGGGATCATGCAGAGATCAGCGAAGCGctacacacactcgcacgctACCTGGAGGGCGGAGCCGCCTCGGCCGGGGTCAGGGCCGAGTTCCAGCGAGTTCATTACACACACGTCCTGCAGGCGCTGACCACCGCGCTCGCCTCTGATTGGTTCCACAGTCTGAGTGAGGACAAGCGCAAGGAATCATGGGACTTGTTTTTCCTTCGAGGTCCTCCAGACCAGGCGCTGCTGGTGTTACTggactccatcagctcacagag tgagaGTGCAGCtctggagcagtgtgtgtgtgtgttggaggcgTTCCTCACTGCTGACCGTCTCGGTGCACTCCTGTGGTCTCGGTGTGTGGAAACTGACTTGCGCTGTGACTCCGCCCACCTCCGGGAGGTGGTGTTAAACCGGCTGGCGTCTCTGCCCTCTCTGATCGCCAACCGcctgggcacacacacaccgccgtCACTGACCGAGCAGCagtactacacacacctcaccctcCACATCCTACACACTCTGGAGAGGATCTGTGGCGCTCTCAGAG CGGGACAGGACTgctctctgatgtttgtgtctcagctgtTGGGGAAAGTGTGTATGCAGGGACACGGAG agttggtGTGTGGGACTCTGGCTCCtcgtctctcctctctcacacacttggACGCTCTGTGGCAGCGTGTGAGCTGCAGACTGCTGGAGAACATTCCAGAACGCTGGGTGGAGAGCGTCATCACACCTCTCATACACAACCTGCacgg gtcATCAGCGTTGTCGAGAGTGATGGGGAATCTTGTGTTAAAGAATAAGAAAGTTCAGTTTgttctcactcacaaactcctGCTGCTGCAGTATCATCAcccg GTGCGGgtgttgaggagtgtgttgggGTATCTGGCACTGGATAAAGAGAGAAGAGCGCTTCTcaaacag gtgttgcgcagtgtgtgtcaggtgtggtGTAACAGCAGTGCAGTGAGACACACTCCAGTGGAACAGCAGCTGTATGTGAGTAAAtccctgctgctgtgtgtgagtgtgctccACCACCATGAGATACCAGAGCTACgggaag ACCTGctgcagtgcatgctgggaggaGTGCAGTGTCGGCTGGACAGTGGCGTGGAGCGCGTGCGGAGGATGGGCATGGTGGTGGGCGAGTGCATCAGCCGGAGATTGGACACGCCCACCTCGCAGCTCAAATTCCAG tacgaGGCAGATGAGGAGAGCAGAGAGTTGATGTCACTGATGGAGCCTCAGACTAAAGAGGATGAAGATGAACAGCAACCACCTGATGCTACACACAG ACCTGAGTCCAAAAGTTCATCAGGacagtcagtgacatcatcagagcTTCCTACGACCAATCAGACATCAGAAGATGGACCAGGCAGTGATTCCGAGCttgacag tgatgaTGAGCTCCCTCCATACGACATGTCCTCTGATCAGGTGACGCAGAAGGCGACTCCACCCCGCTACGTCAGAGACTGTCTGGACG CCCTGATGTCCTCTGATGACCCAGAGAGGGTGGAGCTGAGTCTACAGGCAGCAGATGGTCTTCTGAGGAGGAACATCAGCACCACACAAGAG gtgagtGTACAGTTCAGTAAAGTGCTGTTACACCTGGAGGACAGGTACAAGACTGCAGGCTTCTACACACTCCGACAGAATGGCATGGTGGCCCtggctgtcacacacacacagccg GTGGTGGAATATCTGACTGCTGAGTTTTACTCTCTCAACTACAGCCTGAGACAGAGGCTCGACATCCTGCAG GTCCTAGCTGTCGCTGCCCAGGAGCTCTCTGAGCCAATCACAGAGAAGAGGGCGGGGTCACAGTTGGTTGCCGAGGTGACGCCACTGGACAGGTGTGGTGAGGTGGAACATTGGCGTGAGGTTGTGGAAAAACGCATTCAGAGTAAGACACGGCGCATCAGTAAG ggTGTGTCCCAGCCACATAAAGTCACTCCGAACCGCTACGCTCCTGTCGCTGGCTACTTCTTCTTTCCCTTGTTGAGAAACTacgacag gtggcGACCCAGATGGGCAAAGCTCTTCTGGACTTTGTGTGGGTGA
- the telo2 gene encoding telomere length regulation protein TEL2 homolog isoform X3 encodes MECAEAQLRVCVRAFVRSISTSRDHAEISEALHTLARYLEGGAASAGVRAEFQRVHYTHVLQALTTALASDWFHSLSEDKRKESWDLFFLRGPPDQALLVLLDSISSQSESAALEQCVCVLEAFLTADRLGALLWSRCVETDLRCDSAHLREVVLNRLASLPSLIANRLGTHTPPSLTEQQYYTHLTLHILHTLERICGALRAGQDCSLMFVSQLLGKVCMQGHGELVCGTLAPRLSSLTHLDALWQRVSCRLLENIPERWVESVITPLIHNLHGSSALSRVMGNLVLKNKKVQFVLTHKLLLLQYHHPVRVLRSVLGYLALDKERRALLKQVLRSVCQVWCNSSAVRHTPVEQQLYVSKSLLLCVSVLHHHEIPELREDLLQCMLGGVQCRLDSGVERVRRMGMVVGECISRRLDTPTSQLKFQYEADEESRELMSLMEPQTKEDEDEQQPPDATHRPESKSSSGQSVTSSELPTTNQTSEDGPGSDSELDSDDELPPYDMSSDQVTQKATPPRYVRDCLDALMSSDDPERVELSLQAADGLLRRNISTTQEVSVQFSKVLLHLEDRYKTAGFYTLRQNGMVALAVTHTQPVVEYLTAEFYSLNYSLRQRLDILQVLAVAAQELSEPITEKRAGSQLVAEVTPLDRCGEVEHWREVVEKRIQSKTRRISKLVRNSAAGIISKTPPHQSGSAAAPLASGQTSH; translated from the exons atggagtgtgctGAGGCGcagctgcgtgtgtgtgtgcgcgcgtttGTGAGGAGCATCTCTACATCTCGGGATCATGCAGAGATCAGCGAAGCGctacacacactcgcacgctACCTGGAGGGCGGAGCCGCCTCGGCCGGGGTCAGGGCCGAGTTCCAGCGAGTTCATTACACACACGTCCTGCAGGCGCTGACCACCGCGCTCGCCTCTGATTGGTTCCACAGTCTGAGTGAGGACAAGCGCAAGGAATCATGGGACTTGTTTTTCCTTCGAGGTCCTCCAGACCAGGCGCTGCTGGTGTTACTggactccatcagctcacagag tgagaGTGCAGCtctggagcagtgtgtgtgtgtgttggaggcgTTCCTCACTGCTGACCGTCTCGGTGCACTCCTGTGGTCTCGGTGTGTGGAAACTGACTTGCGCTGTGACTCCGCCCACCTCCGGGAGGTGGTGTTAAACCGGCTGGCGTCTCTGCCCTCTCTGATCGCCAACCGcctgggcacacacacaccgccgtCACTGACCGAGCAGCagtactacacacacctcaccctcCACATCCTACACACTCTGGAGAGGATCTGTGGCGCTCTCAGAG CGGGACAGGACTgctctctgatgtttgtgtctcagctgtTGGGGAAAGTGTGTATGCAGGGACACGGAG agttggtGTGTGGGACTCTGGCTCCtcgtctctcctctctcacacacttggACGCTCTGTGGCAGCGTGTGAGCTGCAGACTGCTGGAGAACATTCCAGAACGCTGGGTGGAGAGCGTCATCACACCTCTCATACACAACCTGCacgg gtcATCAGCGTTGTCGAGAGTGATGGGGAATCTTGTGTTAAAGAATAAGAAAGTTCAGTTTgttctcactcacaaactcctGCTGCTGCAGTATCATCAcccg GTGCGGgtgttgaggagtgtgttgggGTATCTGGCACTGGATAAAGAGAGAAGAGCGCTTCTcaaacag gtgttgcgcagtgtgtgtcaggtgtggtGTAACAGCAGTGCAGTGAGACACACTCCAGTGGAACAGCAGCTGTATGTGAGTAAAtccctgctgctgtgtgtgagtgtgctccACCACCATGAGATACCAGAGCTACgggaag ACCTGctgcagtgcatgctgggaggaGTGCAGTGTCGGCTGGACAGTGGCGTGGAGCGCGTGCGGAGGATGGGCATGGTGGTGGGCGAGTGCATCAGCCGGAGATTGGACACGCCCACCTCGCAGCTCAAATTCCAG tacgaGGCAGATGAGGAGAGCAGAGAGTTGATGTCACTGATGGAGCCTCAGACTAAAGAGGATGAAGATGAACAGCAACCACCTGATGCTACACACAG ACCTGAGTCCAAAAGTTCATCAGGacagtcagtgacatcatcagagcTTCCTACGACCAATCAGACATCAGAAGATGGACCAGGCAGTGATTCCGAGCttgacag tgatgaTGAGCTCCCTCCATACGACATGTCCTCTGATCAGGTGACGCAGAAGGCGACTCCACCCCGCTACGTCAGAGACTGTCTGGACG CCCTGATGTCCTCTGATGACCCAGAGAGGGTGGAGCTGAGTCTACAGGCAGCAGATGGTCTTCTGAGGAGGAACATCAGCACCACACAAGAG gtgagtGTACAGTTCAGTAAAGTGCTGTTACACCTGGAGGACAGGTACAAGACTGCAGGCTTCTACACACTCCGACAGAATGGCATGGTGGCCCtggctgtcacacacacacagccg GTGGTGGAATATCTGACTGCTGAGTTTTACTCTCTCAACTACAGCCTGAGACAGAGGCTCGACATCCTGCAG GTCCTAGCTGTCGCTGCCCAGGAGCTCTCTGAGCCAATCACAGAGAAGAGGGCGGGGTCACAGTTGGTTGCCGAGGTGACGCCACTGGACAGGTGTGGTGAGGTGGAACATTGGCGTGAGGTTGTGGAAAAACGCATTCAGAGTAAGACACGGCGCATCAGTAAG CTGGTTCGAAACTCAGCAGCTGGTATCATCAGTAAAACTCCTCCACATCAGTCCGGTTCTGCAGCagctccactggcttctggtcaAACTTCACATTGA